Proteins encoded by one window of Marixanthomonas sp. SCSIO 43207:
- the secE gene encoding preprotein translocase subunit SecE: MVNYIKESYSELKNHVTWPTWAEAQKLMVIVAVFSVVLALLTFGVDKVFSRVIEFYFEWIKS, translated from the coding sequence ATGGTGAATTATATAAAAGAATCCTATAGTGAACTTAAAAACCACGTAACTTGGCCTACTTGGGCTGAGGCTCAAAAACTAATGGTTATTGTAGCAGTATTTTCAGTAGTACTGGCTTTATTAACCTTTGGTGTTGATAAGGTGTTTAGTAGAGTTATAGAGTTTTATTTTGAATGGATTAAGTCGTAA
- the nusG gene encoding transcription termination/antitermination protein NusG: MTETKSAKKWYVVRSVSGQENKIKSYIETEITRLNLEDYIEQVLVPTEKVIQIRNGKKVNKERVFFPGYIMIQASLAGEIPHIIKSINGVIGFLGETKGGDPVPLRQSEVNRMLGKVDELAVEDESVNIPYVVGETVKVIDGPFNGFNGTVEKINEEKRKLEVMVKIFGRKTPLELSYMQVEKI; this comes from the coding sequence ATGACTGAAACTAAAAGTGCAAAAAAGTGGTACGTTGTCCGTTCAGTAAGTGGACAAGAAAATAAGATTAAATCGTATATCGAAACAGAGATTACGCGTTTAAATCTTGAAGATTATATTGAACAAGTGCTCGTTCCTACTGAAAAGGTTATTCAAATACGTAACGGAAAGAAAGTAAACAAAGAACGTGTTTTTTTTCCAGGTTACATCATGATACAGGCAAGCTTAGCTGGAGAAATTCCACATATAATCAAGTCGATTAATGGAGTAATTGGCTTTTTGGGTGAAACCAAAGGAGGTGACCCTGTTCCGCTTAGGCAGTCTGAAGTAAACAGAATGTTAGGTAAGGTTGATGAATTAGCAGTTGAAGATGAAAGTGTAAACATACCTTACGTAGTAGGAGAGACTGTAAAAGTAATAGACGGTCCTTTTAATGGTTTTAACGGGACTGTTGAGAAAATAAATGAAGAAAAACGTAAGCTTGAAGTAATGGTAAAGATTTTTGGAAGAAAAACACCATTAGAATTAAGCTACATGCAAGTAGAGAAAATTTAA
- the rplK gene encoding 50S ribosomal protein L11: protein MAKEVDKVVKLQVRGGAANPSPPVGPALGAAGVNIMEFCKQFNARTQDKQGKVLPVAITVYKDKSFDFVIKTPPAAVQILEAAKIKKGSGEPHARKVASISWDQVRAIAEDKMPDLNAFTVESAMKMVAGTARSMGVKVKGAAPF, encoded by the coding sequence ATGGCAAAAGAAGTAGACAAAGTAGTAAAGTTGCAAGTTCGAGGTGGTGCCGCTAACCCGTCGCCTCCAGTAGGACCAGCTTTAGGTGCTGCCGGTGTGAACATTATGGAGTTCTGTAAGCAGTTTAATGCTAGAACTCAAGACAAACAAGGAAAAGTGTTACCAGTTGCGATTACGGTTTACAAAGACAAATCTTTCGATTTTGTTATTAAAACCCCACCCGCTGCTGTACAAATTCTTGAAGCTGCAAAGATCAAAAAAGGATCTGGAGAGCCACACGCAAGAAAAGTAGCATCTATTTCATGGGATCAAGTTCGAGCTATTGCAGAAGACAAAATGCCCGATTTGAATGCATTTACCGTTGAGTCTGCCATGAAAATGGTAGCAGGTACTGCACGATCAATGGGAGTGAAAGTAAAAGGAGCTGCTCCTTTTTAA
- the rplA gene encoding 50S ribosomal protein L1: MARLTKKQKEAKLKVEDKSYTVAEASALIKEITNVNFDASVDLAVRLNVDPRKANQMVRGVVTLPHGTGKDVKVLALVTPDKEAEAKEAGADYVGLDEYLEKIKGGWTDVDVIVTMPSVMGKLGPLGRVLGPRGLMPNPKTGTVTMDVAKAVSDVKAGKIDFKVDKTGIVHAAIGKASFDAEKIAGNARELLTTLVKLKPQAAKGVYIQSIHMSSTMSPSVEIDTKRFTEQ; encoded by the coding sequence ATGGCAAGATTAACAAAAAAGCAAAAAGAAGCAAAGCTTAAGGTTGAAGACAAGTCTTACACTGTAGCAGAAGCTTCTGCTTTAATAAAAGAAATTACCAACGTAAATTTCGATGCTTCTGTAGACCTAGCGGTACGTCTTAACGTAGACCCACGTAAAGCGAATCAAATGGTTCGTGGCGTTGTAACCCTACCTCACGGTACAGGTAAAGATGTTAAGGTGTTGGCTTTGGTAACTCCAGATAAGGAAGCTGAAGCTAAAGAAGCTGGAGCAGATTATGTTGGACTAGATGAGTACCTCGAAAAAATTAAAGGAGGTTGGACAGATGTTGACGTTATTGTAACTATGCCAAGTGTTATGGGTAAATTAGGACCATTAGGTCGAGTATTAGGACCACGTGGATTAATGCCTAACCCAAAAACAGGTACAGTAACAATGGATGTTGCTAAAGCAGTTTCTGATGTAAAAGCTGGTAAAATTGACTTTAAAGTTGACAAAACCGGTATCGTACACGCAGCAATAGGAAAAGCGTCTTTTGATGCTGAAAAAATTGCAGGAAACGCAAGAGAATTATTAACAACACTCGTTAAACTGAAGCCTCAGGCTGCAAAAGGTGTTTACATTCAAAGTATTCATATGTCTAGTACTATGAGTCCTAGTGTAGAGATTGACACCAAGCGTTTCACTGAGCAGTAA
- the rplJ gene encoding 50S ribosomal protein L10, with translation MTREEKSQVIESLTAQLSENTIIYLADISGLDAGSTTKLRRACFKAGVSLNVVKNTLLSKAMESSDKDFGKLTGVLKGNTSLMVSETGNAPAKVIKEFRKKSDKPLLKGAFIEEAIYVGDEQLDKLVEIKSKEEVIGDIIGLLQSPAKNVISALKSGGSTIAGIVKTLSEKEG, from the coding sequence ATGACAAGAGAAGAAAAATCACAAGTAATTGAAAGTTTGACTGCACAGTTATCTGAGAATACTATTATCTATTTAGCTGATATCTCGGGGCTTGATGCAGGATCTACTACAAAATTACGTCGTGCTTGTTTTAAAGCAGGTGTAAGCTTGAATGTAGTAAAGAACACGTTACTTTCCAAAGCTATGGAAAGTTCAGATAAAGACTTTGGTAAATTAACCGGAGTACTTAAAGGAAATACCTCGTTGATGGTTTCTGAAACAGGAAACGCACCTGCCAAAGTAATTAAAGAATTCAGAAAAAAATCTGATAAACCATTACTTAAAGGAGCATTTATTGAAGAAGCAATCTATGTAGGCGATGAGCAACTAGATAAATTGGTTGAAATTAAATCTAAGGAAGAAGTTATTGGAGATATCATTGGATTACTTCAATCTCCTGCTAAGAATGTTATTTCAGCTCTTAAATCTGGTGGAAGCACAATCGCGGGTATTGTTAAAACCCTTTCTGAAAAAGAAGGATAA
- the rplL gene encoding 50S ribosomal protein L7/L12, which yields MADLKDFAEQLVNLTVKEVNELAEILKEEYGIEPAAAAVAVAGGAGAAGGDEADEQTEFDVILKAPGGSKLAVVKLVKELTGAGLKDAKELVDNAPSPIKEGVAKDEAEAVKAQLEEAGAEVELK from the coding sequence ATGGCAGATTTAAAAGATTTCGCAGAACAATTAGTTAACTTAACTGTAAAAGAAGTTAATGAGTTAGCTGAAATATTAAAAGAAGAATATGGTATCGAGCCTGCTGCTGCAGCTGTAGCTGTTGCTGGTGGTGCTGGTGCTGCCGGAGGCGATGAAGCTGACGAGCAAACTGAATTTGACGTAATTCTTAAAGCTCCAGGAGGTTCTAAATTAGCAGTTGTAAAACTAGTTAAAGAATTAACAGGTGCTGGTCTTAAAGACGCTAAAGAATTAGTAGACAACGCTCCTTCTCCAATTAAAGAAGGTGTAGCAAAAGACGAAGCTGAAGCAGTAAAAGCTCAGTTAGAAGAAGCTGGAGCAGAGGTTGAGCTTAAATAA